The genomic window GCACGCCGACACTCGATGCCCTGGCCGATCCGGCGAACGCGGATTTCGTCGAGGGCGCAAGCTGGTATACCGGCGAGGCGTTACTCCGGGTCAAGGGCGGTCGATGGATCTATCGCGACGGTGATCCCGAGGTCAATCTGTTCGATGGCTATCCGTTCGTCAAACAGGACGGGCCCTTCGGCTACAGCGCGGTGCCCTATCGGGCGCTACGAGTGCTGATCAAGCGCGGAGATCCACGGCACCTTCGCAAGCGATACGACGACTTCTCCGCGTAATCGAGAACCTCCTTCCGCTTGACCGGACCGCCGCGGCGGGGCCTATCAGGTCGAACATACGGTCCGCCGCCATCCACCGGTCCATGTCGGCGATCGCCCACTCCGAGCACTCGTCGGCCTCCACCCGGATATGCTGTGGCGCACCGCCTTACGGAAGTCGGAACGCCAGCGGCACGTCGTCAGCGACCACGGAGTGCACCTGCAGGGTGCGATCGTTGATCCGCGAATAGATCGGCGGTGCCGAAAGGCGTGATCCCATCGCCTCCCAGTCTGCGCCCCTCAACGCACGACCGCCCCTGACATCAAGCGGGAAAACCTACTGACATGCAATGGGAAAACCCCAGTTCAACCCCACTGACAATCTCGCGGGAACTCGCACCCCGCCGACGACCCGCAGCGCGGGTTGAGCGCTTCCACGCTCGGTGCGTGGCGTGCCGAGATCGGCAACGCCCACACTGCCGCCGGGCTGGCCGACCCCACCACCGACGCCGCCGTGCGCCAACTCATGAAAGGCATCCGTGAGGACCGCACGAAGACGGGAAGACCGCCCGCCGGGCTCCCGCGGCCCTGCCGCCGGTGGTCCGCGCTTTGGTCGTCTGCATCCACATCCGCGCCCACACCGACACCCTCACCTGGCGGGGCCGAGTCGCCGGGGTAATCGTCCTTTGATTTGTCGACCAAAATAGAACCGACGTAGCGATTTCATGACGACGAACCGCGCCGGCCACGGTCCAATCGGCCTACCGCGCGTTCGAAGGCCGTGATGAACTCGGCGACCTGGTCGTCGGAAATGATCAGCGGAGGCGATACTTGGATAGCCCCCGTTCCGATCGCCCGCGTCGACACGCCCTGTCCGCGAAGATGTTTCACCAGCACTGGTGCCTCGGACGGGTCTGTCAGTTGGACTGCGGCGAGCGCCGCGAGTCCGCTGCGCACGCTCGCCACTCGTGGATGCTCAGCCAATGGAGCCAACTGGTCGTGCAGGGTGGATTCCAGACGTTTGGCGACACCGAGAAGGTCCTCTCTTTCGATGATGTCCAGGTTCGCCATCGCAGCGGCCGCAGCACCGCAATGCCCTGCGAAGGTGTAGCCGTGCCACCAAAAAACGCCGCCCCGGAGAAACGGCTCAGCGATATGTGGAGCGATTATGACCGCACCCATCGGAGCGTATCCGGATGTCAGTCCCTTTGCGCACGCTACGAGGTCCGGATCCAGATCGAAACGCGTTGAGGCGAACCAATACCCGCCGATACGGCCGAAGCCGGTGATGATCTCATCGACGACGAAAAGGATGTCATTTTCGCGACAGATTCGGCGAACCTCGTTCAAGTAACCATCCGGCGGCAGTAAGATTCCGCCCAATCCAAGGATGGGTTCACAGAAGAACGCGGCGATATTGTCGGCACCGACGGACTCTATCAACCTGAGTAGAGCTTTAGCATCGTCCCACTCGACGGTGCGCGCGTCCACCATCAGATCTCCATAACCTTCACGAATCTTCGTGATGCCGGCCAATGCAGTGCCTCCGATATTCATCCCATGAAAGGCGAACTCGCGACCGACGATTATTCGCTTATCTGGTTTGCCCATCTCATGCCAGTAGCGGCGCGCTAATTTGGTCGCTGTGTCGATCGAATCCGAGCCTCCCGAGGTAAAAAAGACTCGACTATCCTTAACTGGAGCCAACTCCGCGATCCGCGACGCCAACTCGAGAGTGATCTCGCCAGCGTAGTCACCGCTGCTGGAGTAGTGGGCGATTCGGCCAAGTTGTGCAGCGACGGCATTTGCAATCTCGCGGCGACCGTGTCCGACATTGGCGAACCACAGGCCTGCGGTGGCGTCCAAGTATCTGTTTCCTGAATTATCGTAAATATAGGCGCCCTCACCTCGCGAGATGATAAAGGCCCCCTCACGCTGTACTGCGTCCAGATCGGTAAATCCATGCCATAATGCGCTCATGTCTATGCACCGTAAGGTCATGCCAGCCATGGGAAGCTCGGGTAGGGGGAGAGCCGTGCAGAGGTTGGGATCAAACACCGGCTTTGGATCGATCGATCACTGCCACAACAGTTACCAATCCGAGCGAACTGAGCGGGTAGGCGGATGGTGGCCGGACTTGCCTGGCCTCGCCACGATTGTTGGTGCCACATGGCCCCCTGTCGGCGATCTCATCCGGATCTCGCGTCCAATAGGCGACTGGCGCGCACTGCGAGACGAGACACTTGCTTGGTCCGCCGGCAGTGGGATTACCGTAGTGATGCTTGCGCGAGCGATTCCCGATGCCAACGACACATTGGGCCAGGCAGTAGCAGCCTTACTGGCGACTGTGCGTCTGGGCGAGCGGGGCAGCTCCGCTGTCGACACCATCAGTGTGGAACGGGCCGAAGCATCAATCGGGACCAGCCATGACTGGACGTCGAACGCCTGGCCGGTTGCTGTTGCGCCTACTCGTTGCCGAGCTCAGCGAGTTGTAGCGCCGTCCGCGCTACGGATGTAGTCGGGCGCGGCGCGTTGCGGGAAGTGGCCGGAGGCTAGGGAATCATAGGCTGCAATGCTCACACCGATCATCTCAGTGATCCCGATTCGGCGGCTTCGATCTCGGCCAGCGCGGTCCTGATCTCGTATTCCAGCTCGTAGATGGCCTCGTACTTCATCGCTAGTGCCTGCAGCCCGAATTCCGCTCCGTACTCCTGCATTATGTCATTGTCGGCTTTGCCAGAACGCACCGCACCGTCCGGGGCGATGGAGAGGTCCCAGGGTAAGCTCGCAGCCTTTTCGGCCGCCGTCCGGATCCTGGCTGCATTGCGCTCGATCTGCCGGAAGTAGTCTTCCGCCTTGCGCGCTGCTGCGGAAAACTCGTCCCCTTCCCGTAGACCTATTTGTTGTTCGAACGCTGCGCGATTCCTGGCGTATGTGGCGGCAGAGCTGTCGAAGAAGTCGACCGAGTGTTCGACCCTTTGCTGCACACCCGACACGATTGCTTTCATCAACGTCGATGCCATGGTCATGGCTGTCAGCACCCGCTGCACGGCATCGAAGTTCCAACTGAGCACCATCGGTACAGTCACGTTAGCCTTCATCAGCCCTCCAGCATGGCGATACTGCGGACCAGTCGGACGGCACCTTCACTATCGCCAAATTCGTATTCATCTGTGATCGTAAACAGGTCGCCGTATTTTGCCGCGACCGGGCATCGGGGAAGTGATACGTACGGTCGTCCGCATTTCGACTGGTCCCTCAGAATACCGAGTGGAGCGGGAGGGCGTATTCCTACTGATGGGGGTACAGCGAAGGACCTACCAGAAGGGATGCCGTCGATCGAGATCGTGCCGAGCGCGGAGTCAAAGCCACCGTGCTATGTCCTGGTCCTCGGCGTCCGCGTTCGCCAATGCGGGAAGCACCCGTCCCTGTTCGAGTCCAACCTTCCTATGCCGCCACGGTTGCGAAATCCGGCTTCGAGGGGAAAGGGGCAAAGATCGCCATTCCCAATCTCAAGACCAGGTCAGCGTCGAGGTCCCGCGTATTATTCCGATCGGCAATCCATGCGGTCCGGGCGCGGTCGAAACCAATCCTAGTCATTGGGCTAGCTCCGGCTACGTTATTCGGTAATGGTAAGAGTCACCACCGGGATTACTCGCGATGTCTTCGCCTGATAGTCGGCGAAACCTGGCATTACCTCGACCATCGCCGTATACAAGCGGTCACGCTCAGGCCCGTCCGGGATGGCGGTGGCGATGGCTTCGAACTTCTCTGTGCCGATCTCGATCGTAACCTTTGGGTCAGTGCGGAGATTGTAGTACCAGTCCGGATTGGTGGAGGTGCCGGCATTGGAAGCCGTGATGACAATGCGGTCGTCGTCGCGAATAAAGGCAAGAGGATTGGTGCGGGGAAGCTGGGATTTAGCGCCGGTAGTAGTGAGTAGGAGAAGGTCGTGCCCTGCGAAAGGGCCGCCCACCCTGCCTTGGTTTGCACGGAATTCGTCGATGATGGCAGAGTTCCAGTCAGCCATATTCAGCTCCTTCAATTGCGTGGGGCCGTGTCGGAGCTAGCAATGGTAGTCGCCAGCTGTAAGGGATTTTTCCGGTTCGACCGGCATCATTTGCTGGATTGGTAGAGCCGTTCTGCTCGGCCGTACACTCCCTTCGTCGAGTGCCGCGCCAACTGGTCATTTGGCTTGGACCGGAAGGGGAGACGTTCACATCGGCAGACTACGTCCCGGTCGGACCATGCAGACGGAGCCGACCTTCCCGCTGCTGAAGAGGACGTAGCGGGGGCACACACTCACCAATCTTCTGGCTGCCGAACCCACGGTGGTCGCTAATCCGCTCGCAACACAGACGGACTGGATGATTGCGATTTGGCGCATGCAGCAGCTACCGATGTCGGGACGCTACCTAACACGCGATTCTCGGAGAAAACGTCTCGCTTACGGCTCATCACCGCAGCGGGCAATCGACGGCAAGAAGGTGATGCATGATGACCCGAAAGTCGAGGGCTTCGGAGCATGGTCCACTCAGCGTGGCTGATATCGCAGCCCAACCCGGAGGGTTGCTCGCGCTGAGTCGGCGGGTGCGTGAATTGCGATCCATCGGAATGGATCACGCGGCTGCCACGATCGAACGAGAGATGGCCGAACTGGGCCTGCCAGAACCGTGAAGGGTGTTCATGCCCTATCAACGTTGCTTCGGTCGACTGGCGACAGCCGAGGCGACATCGCCTCGCCGCTCCGCTGGGACGAACGCTGCGATATCGGCGCGGGAATTGATCATCAGCTTCTGGAAGATCGAAACCATCTGAGCGTTCACCGTTTTGAACGAACTGCCGCGGCGCGCAGCGATGGCGGTGTTGGTCCAGCCTGCTGCTGCGAGGATGGCGACATCCTGCTCGGCCACCGACAGCTCATGCCACGGCGAAGGACGGTGTCGACGGACCGGGTGATCCACCTCGAGTTCGTCGAGCACCAATGTTCCCAACGCCAGGCGAGCCACTTCGTCGTGTTCGGGGTGCAGCAGTGAACCTTCCCGTTCAGCAACGGCATAGTCGGCGGCTCCAAGCACGCTTCTGGCAGTGGCCACCGCCTCATCGGTCTCGGTCGCGAACGGTGCGAGATTGGCGAGGTTGACGCCCAGTTTCCGCCGCAGCGTCGCGACCCCCCCGATCAGCTGAGCGATTTCCGTCGCCCACGCCTTCGCGTGACCGAGGCGCGCCTGCTCGGCTTGCGCACGCGCAACCATGCGCGCCAACGTCCAGGTCCGTATGTGTATGGCCCACAACGCACCCCACTGATCATGCATGACCAGCTGGTTTGCCAACGCAGTGCGTCCGACTGCCAATGCCTCGTTCGGATCACCGTGCTTGGTCAGGGCGATTGTCCATGCCAGTTCGGCCCAGGATTTTGCCCAACCCGCTCCGGAGGCGGCGGCGTTGTCGAGGTGACGGCGCGCGATATCGAGTGCCTGGGCCGACGTGCCGAGGAACCCCGCGGCCAGCGCCTCGAACAACTCGCTCATCGCAGTGCCCCCGAGATCGCCTCGGGCAGCGAATTTTTCGCGCGATCGCGCGAATACCGTGACCGCACGCGGGTCCTGCTGCACCAGCAACAGTTCGCTGCCGCAGGCAAATTCCACCGGTGCTGGAAGACCCAGCTCTGATTCGGGGGTGAGCCGCCAGTCGAAACCGGCCGCAGCATCGGGGAGGCTCGCGGCGACGCACGCGTCGAGCATTCGATCGGCATCCTCGTGTACGCCCTGACACCTACTGATCCAGCTGATCAACGCCATCGCCGTGATCTGCAATTCAAGCGGTGCCGACTCCTGATCTCTGGTGGCGGCGAGCGTCCGCTCGGCCCAGCGACGGCTCTCGCGCAGAGAGCCCCTGAAAAACGGCGCTCGCAAGGCAATCAAACCGATCGCGATTTCCAACCCGATCGCAGCGTCGCCGGGTGTGGCGAGACTGCCGTCGATCGCGCTGTGCAGGTTGCCCCAGGAGGCGCGGGCCCAGTCCAGCAGCTCCTGTTCGGCTGGGCTGTACCAATTAGCCTGTGCTTCGAGTACTTTGTCGCGGTAATAACGGCGATGTCGGGCGGTTAGTTGCACCCATTCTTGGCCGCCCTCACGTTCGCACAGGCGTTGTTGGGCGAAGACACGAAAGCTCTCGAGCAGCGAGTACCGCACGGTGGTCGCGCTCATATGTACCGTAACCAACGACTGGGCCGCCAAGCGTTCCAGCAGATCCTCGACCTCGTCGCGGGCGATCCGCACCGCCGGGTCGCCGGTGTCGTCGAGGTCCGCGCACACGCCCTCGATAGCCGCCAATTCGGCGCCCACCTCCAGTAACGATGGGCTGCTGTCGTCCGGATCGATGTCGTAACCGGCCGCGAATACCGACATCCGCTCGAACAGCAGCCGCTCCTTGTCCCTGCACAGATCGAAGGACCAGGCAATGACATCGCGGATGCCACGGTGCCGTTCGTCGGCGCCAACGCGTGGGCCGTTGGACCATCGCAGCCTGCGATCGGTCGCCTCCCCGCTGAGGTCCTGGAGGATCCGCGAGAGCGGCTGCCGCAATAGGCGAGCCGCGGCCAGTCTGATATAGAGAGGATGGTTGTGCACGTGGCGACATATCGCCTCGGCCAGCTCCAGTTGATCGTCTGCGACAGGGAGCCCGGTCAATTCGGCCCGGGCGCGGAACAACGCCAGCGCCTGCTCCCGTGGCAACGATGGCACCGCCACCAGTTGTTCGTCGACCCAGCCGATCGCTTCGCGACTGGTCGCCACCACGGTGAGGTGCGGGACCGCGGCGAGCAGATCCGCGATCAACTGACCGGCCCCGGCTAGCACGTGCTCGCAGTTGTCCATCACCAGCACGCTCTGCAATTTGCGGCCCACGGCGTCGGTACGGGTCAGGGTGTCGACCAGCGCGGCCCACGCCGAGCGTCCCGAGAAGTCGGCGTCCACGATCGCCTGCGCAAGTTCGTCCTCTACCTCGGACGCATCGCTGTCTTTCGCCAACCGGGCCAAACGGACCCAGTAGACCGGAACCCGCCGCGCCCGGTGATATCGCTGGACAGCCTCTGTGGCGAGGCGAGTCTTACCGATACCGCCCGAACCGATCAGCGTGATCAGCCGCGTCCCGTTCAACAGCAGCGCCGCGATCTTTGCCAGCTCCCGTTCTCGGCCGACGAAATCGCTGGTCGACGCTGGAAGCGAACCAGTATCCAGTGAAGGTCGAACCGTCACAACATGCAGCTTAGCCGCCGCGCTGGTTGGCAGCACCCGATGTGTGGCACCTGCTTATCGCATCATCCTAGCTATTCACGAGCTCCGAACAAGCCATTAGTGAGTTCACGTCGGAAGGATCCAACATGCGACGAGTACAG from Nocardia iowensis includes these protein-coding regions:
- a CDS encoding aspartate aminotransferase family protein, which gives rise to MSALWHGFTDLDAVQREGAFIISRGEGAYIYDNSGNRYLDATAGLWFANVGHGRREIANAVAAQLGRIAHYSSSGDYAGEITLELASRIAELAPVKDSRVFFTSGGSDSIDTATKLARRYWHEMGKPDKRIIVGREFAFHGMNIGGTALAGITKIREGYGDLMVDARTVEWDDAKALLRLIESVGADNIAAFFCEPILGLGGILLPPDGYLNEVRRICRENDILFVVDEIITGFGRIGGYWFASTRFDLDPDLVACAKGLTSGYAPMGAVIIAPHIAEPFLRGGVFWWHGYTFAGHCGAAAAAMANLDIIEREDLLGVAKRLESTLHDQLAPLAEHPRVASVRSGLAALAAVQLTDPSEAPVLVKHLRGQGVSTRAIGTGAIQVSPPLIISDDQVAEFITAFERAVGRLDRGRRGSSS
- a CDS encoding nitroreductase family deazaflavin-dependent oxidoreductase, with translation MADWNSAIIDEFRANQGRVGGPFAGHDLLLLTTTGAKSQLPRTNPLAFIRDDDRIVITASNAGTSTNPDWYYNLRTDPKVTIEIGTEKFEAIATAIPDGPERDRLYTAMVEVMPGFADYQAKTSRVIPVVTLTITE
- a CDS encoding helix-turn-helix transcriptional regulator, encoding MTVRPSLDTGSLPASTSDFVGRERELAKIAALLLNGTRLITLIGSGGIGKTRLATEAVQRYHRARRVPVYWVRLARLAKDSDASEVEDELAQAIVDADFSGRSAWAALVDTLTRTDAVGRKLQSVLVMDNCEHVLAGAGQLIADLLAAVPHLTVVATSREAIGWVDEQLVAVPSLPREQALALFRARAELTGLPVADDQLELAEAICRHVHNHPLYIRLAAARLLRQPLSRILQDLSGEATDRRLRWSNGPRVGADERHRGIRDVIAWSFDLCRDKERLLFERMSVFAAGYDIDPDDSSPSLLEVGAELAAIEGVCADLDDTGDPAVRIARDEVEDLLERLAAQSLVTVHMSATTVRYSLLESFRVFAQQRLCEREGGQEWVQLTARHRRYYRDKVLEAQANWYSPAEQELLDWARASWGNLHSAIDGSLATPGDAAIGLEIAIGLIALRAPFFRGSLRESRRWAERTLAATRDQESAPLELQITAMALISWISRCQGVHEDADRMLDACVAASLPDAAAGFDWRLTPESELGLPAPVEFACGSELLLVQQDPRAVTVFARSREKFAARGDLGGTAMSELFEALAAGFLGTSAQALDIARRHLDNAAASGAGWAKSWAELAWTIALTKHGDPNEALAVGRTALANQLVMHDQWGALWAIHIRTWTLARMVARAQAEQARLGHAKAWATEIAQLIGGVATLRRKLGVNLANLAPFATETDEAVATARSVLGAADYAVAEREGSLLHPEHDEVARLALGTLVLDELEVDHPVRRHRPSPWHELSVAEQDVAILAAAGWTNTAIAARRGSSFKTVNAQMVSIFQKLMINSRADIAAFVPAERRGDVASAVASRPKQR